From Cellvibrio zantedeschiae, the proteins below share one genomic window:
- a CDS encoding YfgM family protein: MSVHLTEEEQLEVLKRWWKDYGKTVITGIVAAVALYFAWTTWQEKQRNKAESASAHYEELIKILNVEQGKTLSEADKANAEHIANELKEKNGKTLYAQGAAFYLAKSAVDAGNLDKAVTELQWILASKPDIATAQLAHARLARVYVAKGAYPEALAQLSEEPSKAFASEYAEVRGDILKAQGNKDAAATAYKKALETTDPQQQERAMVLQMKADELKSADVAPATPATQEKAQ, encoded by the coding sequence GTGAGCGTACATTTAACCGAAGAAGAACAATTAGAAGTATTAAAGCGCTGGTGGAAAGATTACGGCAAAACAGTGATCACCGGAATTGTAGCGGCTGTTGCACTTTATTTTGCGTGGACAACCTGGCAGGAAAAACAACGCAATAAAGCAGAATCTGCATCAGCTCACTATGAAGAATTAATCAAAATTTTAAATGTTGAGCAAGGCAAGACACTTTCTGAGGCCGACAAAGCCAATGCCGAGCACATTGCCAATGAATTGAAAGAGAAGAATGGTAAGACGTTGTATGCTCAAGGTGCTGCATTTTATCTCGCGAAATCAGCAGTTGACGCAGGTAATTTGGATAAAGCAGTTACTGAATTGCAATGGATTCTTGCATCCAAGCCTGACATCGCAACTGCGCAATTAGCGCATGCACGTTTGGCTCGCGTTTATGTTGCTAAGGGCGCTTATCCTGAAGCCTTGGCGCAATTATCTGAAGAGCCGAGCAAAGCATTTGCGTCAGAATATGCTGAAGTGCGTGGCGATATTTTAAAAGCCCAAGGTAATAAAGATGCTGCCGCAACCGCTTATAAAAAGGCACTGGAAACTACTGATCCTCAGCAGCAAGAGCGCGCTATGGTTCTACAAATGAAAGCTGATGAATTGAAATCTGCCGATGTAGCTCCTGCTACGCCAGCCACTCAGGAGAAAGCGCAATGA
- the der gene encoding ribosome biogenesis GTPase Der codes for MIPVIALVGRPNVGKSTLFNRLTRSRDALVADYPGLTRDRKYGEGTFEERRFIVIDTGGISGEEEGIDSMMAGQSLMAIEEADIVFFILDSRTGVHPADHMIAKHLRVHNKKTYLVANKIDGMDPDVALAPFYELGMGEIFATTATHGRGVKSMMEEVLADIPEFTEGEEVEVAKGIKMAVVGRPNVGKSTLVNRLLGEERVVVYDQPGTTRDSIYINYERFGKNYTIIDTAGVRRRKNIDLMVEKFSIVKTMQAISDANVVILVMDASEGVVEQDLHLMGSTIEAGRALVIALNKWDGLDDSHKQYVKNEIERRLRFVDFATIHFISALHGTGVGNLYKSIEEAYQSATDKFSTNYLTRILEDAVREHQPPMIQGRRIKLRYAHPGGHNPPIVVIHGNQTGDIPSHYTKYLEKTFRRVMDLHGTPIRIEYRTSENPFAEKKKKVTQRDFIKKRRLENAHSRKK; via the coding sequence ATGATTCCTGTAATTGCACTCGTCGGTCGTCCTAACGTCGGAAAATCCACACTCTTCAATCGTCTCACGCGCAGTCGTGATGCGTTGGTTGCAGATTATCCGGGCTTAACACGTGATCGAAAATACGGCGAGGGTACTTTTGAAGAGCGTCGCTTCATCGTGATTGACACAGGTGGTATCAGCGGTGAAGAAGAGGGCATAGACAGCATGATGGCGGGCCAATCTTTGATGGCAATTGAAGAAGCCGACATTGTTTTCTTTATTTTGGATAGCCGCACTGGTGTGCATCCAGCGGATCATATGATCGCAAAACATTTGCGTGTTCATAATAAAAAAACTTATCTCGTTGCGAATAAAATTGATGGTATGGACCCTGATGTTGCGCTCGCACCTTTCTATGAGTTAGGTATGGGCGAAATTTTCGCCACCACCGCCACTCATGGCCGTGGTGTTAAGTCCATGATGGAAGAGGTTCTCGCGGATATCCCAGAGTTTACCGAGGGCGAAGAAGTAGAAGTTGCCAAAGGAATAAAAATGGCCGTTGTTGGCCGCCCTAATGTTGGAAAATCAACGCTGGTAAATCGTTTGCTAGGGGAAGAGCGCGTAGTTGTTTATGATCAACCGGGAACCACGCGTGACAGTATTTATATCAACTACGAGCGCTTTGGAAAAAATTACACCATTATTGATACCGCGGGTGTGCGCCGCCGTAAAAATATTGATTTGATGGTAGAAAAATTTTCTATCGTAAAAACCATGCAAGCTATTAGCGATGCCAATGTGGTGATATTGGTGATGGACGCTAGTGAAGGTGTTGTTGAGCAAGATTTGCATTTGATGGGTTCCACCATTGAAGCAGGCCGTGCGCTGGTAATTGCGTTAAATAAGTGGGATGGTCTGGATGATTCCCATAAGCAATATGTTAAAAATGAAATTGAGCGCCGTTTACGTTTTGTGGATTTTGCGACAATTCATTTTATTTCCGCATTGCATGGTACTGGTGTAGGTAATCTTTATAAATCGATTGAAGAAGCCTACCAATCTGCAACGGATAAATTTTCTACTAATTATTTAACAAGAATTCTTGAAGATGCTGTGCGTGAACATCAACCACCTATGATTCAAGGGCGCCGTATTAAATTGCGTTATGCGCACCCGGGTGGGCACAATCCACCGATTGTTGTAATTCATGGTAATCAAACGGGAGATATTCCCAGCCATTACACCAAATACTTGGAAAAAACCTTCAGGCGCGTAATGGATTTGCACGGTACCCCCATTCGTATTGAGTACCGCACTAGCGAAAACCCTTTTGCGGAGAAGAAAAAGAAAGTTACGCAGCGTGACTTTATTAAAAAGCGCCGTTTGGAAAATGCGCATTCGCGTAAAAAGTAA
- the hisS gene encoding histidine--tRNA ligase has protein sequence MKKIQAIRGMNDLLPGDSAIWQYVENTIKSILQRYAYQEIRFPIMESTDLFKRSIGEVTDIVEKEMYTFEDRNGDSLTLRPEGTACCVRACEEHGLLYNQTQRLWYMGPMFRHERPQKGRYRQFHQVGVEAFGMEGPDIDAEILLLSARILRELGAADFVTLQINSIGDAASRNSYKAALVAHLEAHKDQLDEDSQRRLTTNPMRILDSKEASTQALLNNAPVLWDYLDEASRAHFEQLKILLDAAGIKYEVNQRLVRGLDYYGKTAFEWVTDKLGAQSTVCGGGRYDGLVEQLGGRATPAVGFGMGLERLVLLLQEVQAIPEGINQIADIYLVAVGDVQKEALHLAELLRNEIPNLRLINNCGGGNFKNQLKKADKSTAKVALILGEDEVQKSVVAVKFLREDQPQQIIASSEIIKFLKNLV, from the coding sequence TTGAAAAAGATTCAAGCTATCCGCGGAATGAATGATTTATTGCCTGGCGATTCGGCCATTTGGCAATACGTAGAAAACACTATTAAAAGCATTTTGCAGCGCTATGCTTATCAGGAAATCCGTTTTCCCATTATGGAATCTACGGATTTGTTTAAACGCTCTATTGGTGAAGTCACCGATATTGTTGAAAAAGAAATGTATACCTTTGAAGACCGCAACGGCGATAGTCTTACTTTGCGCCCCGAAGGCACTGCTTGTTGTGTTCGCGCCTGCGAAGAGCATGGATTGCTTTATAACCAAACCCAGCGCCTTTGGTACATGGGGCCTATGTTCCGCCACGAGCGTCCACAAAAAGGACGTTATCGCCAGTTCCATCAGGTAGGGGTTGAAGCCTTTGGCATGGAAGGGCCAGATATTGACGCAGAAATTTTATTATTAAGTGCTCGTATTTTGCGTGAACTTGGCGCGGCAGATTTTGTCACACTGCAGATTAATTCTATCGGTGATGCTGCATCGCGTAATAGTTACAAGGCCGCTCTTGTAGCGCATCTTGAAGCGCATAAAGATCAGTTGGATGAAGATAGCCAACGTCGCCTTACCACTAATCCAATGCGTATCCTTGATAGTAAAGAGGCAAGCACCCAGGCGCTTTTGAATAATGCCCCTGTATTGTGGGATTATTTGGACGAGGCTTCGCGCGCGCATTTTGAGCAGTTAAAAATTTTGCTGGATGCTGCAGGTATTAAATACGAAGTTAACCAACGACTCGTGCGTGGTCTGGATTATTATGGCAAAACTGCATTTGAATGGGTTACGGATAAATTAGGCGCACAGAGCACTGTTTGTGGCGGTGGACGTTACGACGGCTTGGTCGAACAACTGGGAGGACGAGCAACTCCAGCAGTTGGTTTTGGTATGGGCTTGGAGCGTTTGGTGTTACTGCTTCAGGAAGTTCAGGCAATTCCTGAAGGCATTAATCAAATCGCGGATATTTATTTGGTCGCGGTAGGTGATGTGCAAAAAGAGGCGTTGCATTTAGCGGAGCTCTTACGTAATGAAATCCCCAACTTGCGTTTGATTAATAATTGCGGCGGTGGAAATTTTAAAAATCAACTAAAAAAGGCCGATAAAAGCACTGCTAAAGTAGCTTTGATTTTAGGTGAAGATGAAGTCCAAAAATCAGTGGTTGCCGTAAAGTTCTTGCGCGAAGATCAACCGCAGCAAATTATTGCTTCAAGCGAAATTATTAAATTTTTAAAAAATCTTGTATAA
- the thiS gene encoding sulfur carrier protein ThiS, protein MIKISLNNESKTIATNTLLSDALLDWGFEGVKIAVAINGEFVPRSTYTERELKDGDQIDIVKPVGGG, encoded by the coding sequence ATGATCAAGATCAGCTTAAACAACGAATCTAAAACAATTGCGACAAACACTTTGCTTAGTGATGCGCTCTTAGACTGGGGATTCGAGGGCGTAAAAATTGCCGTTGCAATCAATGGTGAGTTTGTTCCTCGTTCAACCTACACAGAACGTGAGCTTAAGGATGGCGATCAAATCGATATAGTAAAGCCTGTTGGAGGCGGTTAA
- a CDS encoding thiazole synthase translates to MTYTPTLPAKNFTLYGETFSSRFLLGTALYASPQLMRDSIIQSRAEIVTLGLRRQNPEDRSGDAIWKFIQESGCRLLPNTAGCKSVKEAVTLAEMSREIFDTDWIKLEVVGDDYNLQPDPFGLVEASDILIKKGFKVLPYCTDDLILCKRLLDVGCEVLMPWGAPIGTGQGLLNRYNLRTLRERIKDVPMIIDAGLGAPSQAAEAMEMGFDGILLNTAVAKAHNPPLMAEAFADAIDAGRKAYQAGLMQKRQTASPSTPTIGQPFWHQ, encoded by the coding sequence ATGACTTACACACCCACACTACCTGCAAAAAATTTCACGCTTTACGGTGAAACTTTTTCCAGCCGGTTTTTATTAGGCACCGCGCTTTATGCATCGCCACAATTAATGCGTGACTCCATTATTCAATCACGCGCGGAAATTGTAACACTGGGTTTACGGCGGCAAAATCCGGAAGATCGTTCCGGTGATGCCATCTGGAAGTTTATTCAGGAAAGTGGTTGTCGTTTATTACCAAATACTGCTGGGTGTAAGTCGGTAAAAGAGGCTGTAACCCTGGCAGAAATGTCACGCGAAATTTTTGATACGGATTGGATCAAGCTCGAAGTAGTTGGTGATGACTACAACCTGCAACCTGATCCTTTTGGTCTGGTAGAAGCATCCGATATTTTAATTAAAAAAGGCTTCAAAGTTTTACCTTATTGCACCGACGATTTAATTCTTTGCAAACGTTTGCTGGATGTGGGTTGCGAAGTGTTGATGCCGTGGGGTGCACCTATTGGCACAGGCCAAGGTTTATTAAACCGCTATAACCTACGCACCTTGCGCGAGAGAATTAAAGATGTACCTATGATTATTGATGCAGGTTTAGGAGCACCGTCGCAAGCTGCTGAAGCTATGGAGATGGGGTTCGATGGAATTTTATTAAATACCGCCGTGGCAAAAGCGCACAATCCGCCACTCATGGCAGAAGCTTTTGCAGATGCAATTGATGCTGGAAGAAAAGCCTATCAAGCAGGTCTGATGCAAAAGCGCCAAACCGCTAGCCCAAGCACACCTACTATCGGCCAACCTTTTTGGCACCAGTAG
- a CDS encoding AEC family transporter, which produces MSNLLVILVCLTIGLLLQKNRRLPDSFALSLNTYVIYVALPALILFEIPHLTLDSRALLPVAFAWLMMFSSALFIWFVARRAGWSRSVTGALMLTVPLGNTGFVGIPLVEALLGSDAVPYAILYDQFGTFVALNTLGSFVAAYYSGGVVSWKKLAKTILSFPPFIALVVAFVTLFLQFPDWLSGVLQRISSTLVPVVMVAVGMQWRLRLERDLIAPLTVGLVATLFLTPLLAWIILHLMGINNLAAQVVILEAAMPAMISAGVLAINYQLAPRLASSLVGYSLLLSLATVWAWRQFI; this is translated from the coding sequence ATGAGTAATCTTTTAGTCATTCTGGTTTGTCTAACGATTGGCTTGCTTCTGCAAAAAAATCGCCGCTTACCTGATTCCTTTGCGCTATCCCTGAATACATACGTAATCTATGTCGCCTTACCTGCGTTAATCCTGTTTGAAATTCCCCATTTGACTCTGGATTCGCGCGCTCTTCTACCAGTGGCATTTGCATGGCTCATGATGTTTTCAAGCGCTTTGTTTATTTGGTTTGTCGCCAGAAGGGCAGGTTGGTCACGATCCGTTACCGGAGCGCTGATGCTCACTGTGCCTTTGGGCAATACGGGGTTTGTGGGAATTCCTCTAGTTGAAGCCCTCTTGGGAAGTGATGCCGTTCCTTACGCTATTCTTTACGATCAGTTTGGTACCTTTGTAGCTCTGAACACCTTGGGCAGTTTTGTAGCTGCTTATTACAGTGGTGGTGTGGTCTCATGGAAAAAACTCGCTAAAACTATCCTTAGCTTTCCCCCATTTATTGCTTTGGTAGTGGCCTTTGTTACACTTTTTTTACAATTCCCTGACTGGCTTTCAGGTGTATTACAGAGAATCTCATCTACACTTGTACCTGTTGTAATGGTTGCCGTAGGAATGCAATGGCGTTTGCGCCTTGAGCGGGACTTAATTGCGCCATTGACTGTGGGTTTGGTGGCGACTTTATTTCTCACTCCGCTATTGGCTTGGATAATTTTGCATTTAATGGGAATTAATAATCTTGCCGCACAAGTTGTTATTTTGGAGGCGGCTATGCCTGCAATGATTTCAGCAGGTGTGTTGGCGATTAATTACCAATTGGCACCGCGCCTGGCATCAAGCTTGGTGGGTTACAGTTTATTGCTGTCGCTGGCGACAGTTTGGGCATGGAGGCAGTTTATATAA
- the bamB gene encoding outer membrane protein assembly factor BamB, giving the protein MRHLKWGLLLCALLMSSCSWFSKKTGQEPMELESFKETANLKEVWSTGVGDGQGIGLTQLTPAIDADKIYTVDHEGIVTALNRQNGKKLWSKNVSKGLTGISGQVVHFFKEKDLNNDVTGGISYADGLLYIGNYAGEVIALSATNGKEVWRKQVKGEISSVPQSNGQVVAVQTMNGKLFVLDAKSGADMWFFENPPPLLTLRGSAAPVVMDTAIYAGFANGRLMAFNPSNGLILWEQRMALPKGRSELDRMVDIHASPLLKDGILYVGTYQGRIAAVARGTGGNVWGIDGSTSEILAASDDKLFVSLSDGKVVAYSLTSGEQVWQNEKLLRRRLSGPQVFGDYVAVVDFEGYMHVLKQSTGELAARDRVDRNGARAPMLTDGKTLYVYGNGGSLMAFTANAKK; this is encoded by the coding sequence ATGAGGCACTTGAAATGGGGCTTATTGCTCTGTGCCCTTTTGATGTCCAGCTGTTCATGGTTCTCCAAAAAAACTGGCCAAGAGCCAATGGAATTGGAAAGCTTTAAAGAAACCGCCAATCTCAAAGAGGTTTGGAGCACTGGTGTAGGTGACGGCCAAGGCATTGGCTTAACGCAACTCACTCCTGCAATTGATGCTGATAAAATTTATACCGTTGATCACGAAGGTATAGTGACTGCATTGAACCGTCAGAATGGTAAAAAACTTTGGTCAAAAAATGTGAGCAAAGGTTTAACCGGAATCAGCGGTCAAGTTGTGCATTTCTTTAAAGAAAAAGATTTAAATAATGACGTAACTGGCGGCATTAGTTACGCAGATGGTTTGCTTTACATTGGTAATTACGCGGGTGAAGTCATTGCACTTTCTGCAACTAATGGTAAAGAAGTTTGGCGTAAGCAAGTTAAAGGTGAAATTTCATCTGTTCCGCAAAGCAATGGTCAAGTTGTTGCCGTACAAACCATGAACGGAAAATTATTTGTGTTGGATGCAAAATCTGGCGCAGATATGTGGTTTTTTGAAAATCCACCACCGCTTTTAACTCTTCGCGGTTCAGCTGCTCCGGTTGTTATGGATACTGCAATTTATGCTGGTTTTGCAAACGGCCGTTTGATGGCGTTTAACCCAAGCAACGGTTTGATTTTGTGGGAACAACGTATGGCGCTGCCAAAAGGTCGTTCAGAATTAGACCGCATGGTAGATATACATGCTAGTCCGTTGTTAAAAGATGGCATTTTGTATGTGGGCACATACCAAGGTCGTATAGCAGCGGTGGCGCGTGGTACTGGTGGTAATGTGTGGGGAATTGATGGCTCCACCAGCGAAATTCTTGCTGCGTCTGATGACAAATTATTTGTGAGCTTGAGCGATGGTAAAGTCGTGGCATACAGCCTGACTTCAGGTGAACAAGTTTGGCAAAACGAAAAATTGTTGCGTCGCCGTTTGAGTGGGCCACAAGTGTTTGGTGATTATGTTGCGGTAGTAGATTTTGAAGGCTACATGCACGTTTTAAAACAATCTACAGGTGAATTAGCTGCGCGTGATCGCGTTGATCGCAATGGCGCGCGTGCACCTATGTTGACCGATGGAAAAACGCTTTATGTTTATGGCAATGGCGGAAGCCTGATGGCGTTTACCGCTAACGCTAAAAAATAA
- the thiO gene encoding glycine oxidase ThiO yields the protein MTNSSPHHIAIPGAGLLGRLLAWQLLQSGCKVTLFEAGSFTPNQPQTDRAAAFTAAGMIAPLSEAVVSDEGVYRMGQFALTQWPQWLATLNAPASLFFQRGSLVIAHPQDLSELEQFERELKFVIPQCKSYHRLNQQQIQELEPDLNPNFAQGLFLAEEGHINNRELLTAIGHEIIALGVNLREFTKVNVAAHKIITENSEENFDLVIDCRGFGAKSQDTKLRGVRGETLHVETKEIQLSRPVRLMHPRYQLYIVPKPNHRFMIGATQIESEDRSPITLQSSLELSSALYTLSPAFAEARIIEMDTNLRPAYMDNLPRVKIQNGLITANGLFRHGYLLAPAVVENILAHILKKPELVFTELLN from the coding sequence ATGACCAACTCAAGTCCACATCATATTGCAATTCCCGGCGCTGGTTTGCTGGGGCGTTTGCTCGCGTGGCAACTTTTGCAGTCGGGCTGCAAAGTCACTTTATTTGAAGCAGGAAGTTTTACACCCAATCAACCGCAAACAGATCGTGCCGCCGCATTTACGGCAGCGGGAATGATTGCCCCCCTAAGTGAAGCCGTTGTTTCTGATGAAGGCGTGTATCGCATGGGCCAATTTGCACTTACACAATGGCCGCAATGGCTGGCGACATTAAACGCACCTGCTTCATTATTTTTTCAACGCGGCAGTTTGGTTATTGCGCACCCGCAAGATCTTAGCGAACTGGAACAATTCGAACGCGAATTGAAATTTGTTATTCCGCAGTGCAAAAGCTATCACCGTCTTAACCAACAACAAATTCAGGAATTGGAACCTGATTTAAATCCCAACTTTGCGCAGGGACTTTTTCTCGCTGAAGAAGGCCATATAAATAATCGCGAGCTGCTCACCGCTATTGGACATGAAATTATTGCGCTTGGCGTAAATCTGCGTGAATTCACCAAAGTGAATGTCGCTGCACATAAAATTATCACTGAAAACAGCGAAGAAAATTTTGACCTGGTAATTGATTGCCGCGGCTTTGGCGCCAAATCACAAGACACTAAACTGCGCGGTGTTCGCGGCGAGACATTGCATGTTGAAACCAAAGAAATTCAACTGAGTCGCCCTGTGCGCTTAATGCATCCGCGCTATCAACTTTACATTGTACCTAAACCAAATCACCGTTTTATGATTGGCGCCACGCAAATTGAAAGCGAAGATCGTTCACCAATTACCTTGCAATCTTCGCTGGAGTTAAGCAGTGCACTTTATACTTTGTCGCCTGCATTTGCCGAAGCGCGAATTATCGAGATGGATACCAATTTGCGCCCCGCTTATATGGATAACTTACCGCGAGTGAAAATTCAAAATGGGTTAATTACCGCGAACGGATTATTTCGGCACGGGTATTTATTAGCGCCTGCGGTCGTAGAGAATATTTTGGCGCATATCCTAAAAAAACCTGAACTCGTTTTTACCGAACTATTAAATTAA
- the xseA gene encoding exodeoxyribonuclease VII large subunit, with protein MLTMTTSDLFNSPPERVGLPEREIISVSQLNRRAKQLLETHLPLLWVEGELSNVSVPSSGHWYFTLKDSDAQVRCAMFRNRNMMVKFRPQQGQHVLVRARVSLYEGRGDYQIIAEHMEEAGAGALQRAFDELKTKLAHEGLFDPQYKKNVPLLPKHIAVITSPTGAAIRDIINVLERRFPSIPVTVIPVAVQGKEAAPQIVKAISLANRAGLFDVVILGRGGGSLEDLWPFNEEIVARAIFASDLPIVSAVGHEVDFTIADFVADLRAPTPSAAAELITPDGEDWLDKFIGFEVLLEEAMQRSLNHWQQKLQWLRSRLRHPKDKLEQQAQRCDTLEIRLKNAIQKALTHSQNRLNTLVLRQKAQHPQTRLLQLTHRFQLARQNLIKAQSQIFIQKRQGFNEAVRMLNTLSPLKTLERGYSLTTLAESQTPITSSQQLKPGDKVKTQIAKGEFVAVVESINQ; from the coding sequence ATGCTGACTATGACAACATCAGACCTCTTTAATTCGCCCCCTGAGCGAGTCGGGTTGCCTGAGCGCGAAATCATCAGCGTCAGCCAGCTCAACCGCCGTGCCAAGCAGCTGTTGGAAACCCATTTGCCCTTACTTTGGGTCGAAGGAGAACTTTCCAATGTCTCCGTGCCCTCATCCGGCCACTGGTATTTCACGCTAAAAGATAGCGATGCCCAAGTGCGCTGCGCCATGTTCCGTAACCGCAATATGATGGTGAAGTTCCGCCCGCAACAAGGCCAACATGTTCTTGTGCGCGCACGCGTCAGCCTCTATGAAGGCCGCGGTGACTACCAAATTATTGCCGAACATATGGAAGAAGCCGGCGCGGGTGCCCTCCAACGCGCGTTCGATGAACTTAAAACAAAGTTAGCCCACGAAGGCTTGTTTGATCCGCAATACAAAAAGAACGTACCTTTATTACCCAAACATATTGCGGTGATTACCTCCCCTACGGGCGCGGCCATTCGCGACATTATTAATGTGCTTGAGCGACGCTTTCCGAGCATTCCGGTCACAGTAATTCCAGTTGCGGTGCAAGGCAAAGAAGCTGCGCCACAAATTGTAAAAGCTATTAGCCTCGCCAATCGCGCAGGCTTGTTTGATGTGGTTATTCTGGGGCGAGGTGGTGGCTCACTCGAAGATTTATGGCCATTTAATGAAGAAATTGTTGCACGTGCGATTTTTGCTAGCGATCTTCCGATTGTCAGCGCCGTTGGCCACGAAGTAGATTTCACCATCGCCGATTTTGTCGCAGACTTGCGTGCGCCTACCCCGTCGGCAGCAGCCGAATTAATCACTCCTGACGGCGAGGATTGGCTAGATAAATTTATTGGTTTTGAAGTGCTGCTGGAAGAAGCCATGCAAAGGAGCCTCAACCACTGGCAACAGAAACTCCAGTGGCTGCGCTCACGTTTGCGCCACCCGAAAGATAAGCTGGAACAGCAAGCACAGCGTTGCGACACTTTGGAAATCCGTCTGAAAAATGCCATCCAAAAAGCGCTTACGCATTCGCAAAACCGACTCAACACCTTAGTTCTTCGCCAAAAAGCACAGCACCCTCAAACACGTTTGTTACAACTTACTCATAGGTTTCAACTAGCGAGGCAAAATCTGATTAAAGCCCAATCGCAAATTTTTATTCAAAAGCGTCAAGGGTTTAATGAAGCTGTGCGAATGTTAAATACGTTGAGCCCCCTCAAAACACTTGAGCGTGGCTATTCGTTAACAACACTAGCAGAATCGCAAACACCTATTACAAGCAGTCAGCAACTCAAGCCGGGTGACAAAGTAAAAACCCAGATCGCCAAAGGCGAGTTTGTTGCTGTGGTGGAAAGTATTAACCAGTAA
- a CDS encoding HD-GYP domain-containing protein — protein MLRLITNNKSHAYDPLIPDAYLLRLASVSQQCGIFSEDDIYSAQNVLLAPKNSLITPELAAVILPHPLQKQLEQSIYLEAEITATQLEQNFISILQQDELLIAVNEHQDIVSIIKPYFIHYEKFPLLKQKLTVMAFAMPELFARTIYCTWFSLLIAKEMRFSELGCLEVFLAALSHDIGMLHLDIFVLDKKSSLSPEDWRHIQEHVYIGASLLRQMPNMPHTVIEAVYEHHERCDGTGYPTESVESELSYAGKIVGLADSIIAIYHNRFKNQQRSWRDVIPVIQMNAPAYFFRHDEILAVIWRRSEMPFKNVVQGDRLPEFLTELVREREYLNAWFEILKESLVSLGFTHGDRHLHALQNVMLHLSSSVKGSGIFDADESDWLQSSDLQRDKDAYRKIEKAHVQQQEIIFHLQRLNRMMQLYIDSDDFKPMKIKEVLANALERIDKLSR, from the coding sequence ATGCTACGACTCATAACTAATAATAAATCACATGCATATGATCCTCTAATTCCCGATGCCTATTTATTACGTTTGGCATCGGTCAGTCAACAATGCGGAATTTTTTCTGAAGATGATATCTACAGTGCGCAAAATGTTCTGCTGGCGCCCAAAAATTCGTTAATTACTCCTGAGCTTGCAGCGGTGATTCTTCCTCACCCTTTGCAAAAGCAGCTGGAACAATCTATTTATCTTGAAGCTGAAATAACGGCCACTCAGTTAGAGCAGAATTTTATTTCTATTTTGCAGCAAGATGAATTATTAATTGCAGTGAATGAGCATCAGGATATTGTATCGATCATTAAACCTTATTTTATTCATTACGAAAAATTTCCTCTGTTAAAACAAAAACTGACAGTGATGGCTTTTGCCATGCCTGAATTGTTTGCACGTACCATTTATTGCACCTGGTTTTCGCTTTTAATTGCAAAAGAGATGCGTTTTAGTGAGCTGGGCTGCCTGGAAGTATTTTTGGCCGCCTTGAGCCATGATATAGGTATGTTGCATCTGGATATTTTTGTTTTAGATAAAAAAAGTTCCTTGTCACCTGAAGATTGGCGTCATATTCAAGAGCATGTATACATTGGCGCATCGCTATTACGTCAAATGCCCAATATGCCGCATACGGTTATTGAAGCAGTCTATGAACATCATGAACGTTGTGATGGTACGGGGTATCCCACAGAGTCAGTGGAAAGTGAATTAAGTTATGCGGGTAAAATTGTAGGTTTAGCCGATTCAATTATCGCGATTTATCACAATCGTTTTAAGAATCAACAACGGTCATGGCGCGATGTCATTCCCGTTATTCAAATGAATGCCCCGGCTTATTTTTTTCGTCACGATGAAATTCTTGCTGTGATTTGGCGCCGCAGTGAAATGCCTTTTAAAAATGTTGTGCAGGGAGATCGTCTACCAGAATTTCTAACCGAGCTTGTGCGTGAAAGAGAATACTTAAATGCCTGGTTTGAGATATTGAAGGAAAGCCTGGTGTCATTGGGCTTTACACATGGTGATCGCCATCTACACGCGTTACAAAATGTCATGTTGCATCTATCAAGCTCCGTAAAAGGCTCTGGTATTTTTGATGCTGATGAAAGCGATTGGTTGCAAAGCTCAGATTTGCAGAGGGATAAGGACGCTTATCGAAAAATTGAAAAAGCCCATGTGCAACAGCAAGAAATAATATTTCATTTGCAGCGACTCAATCGCATGATGCAATTGTATATTGATTCGGATGACTTTAAGCCGATGAAAATTAAAGAGGTGTTAGCAAATGCGCTCGAGCGAATAGATAAGCTTTCCCGTTAA